Genomic DNA from Prevotella intermedia ATCC 25611 = DSM 20706:
CCGATGCCCGACGAACTCATCGAAAAGATTATAGCCAGCCAAAACTTCAATGCGGCAATGGCTTGCCTTCGCCAAGTGAGCTTCGGACTATTGGATATGGCTTATTACACACAGAAAGACGAGTTTAAGGAAGATATTATTCCGTTTGAAAAGAAGGCATGGGAAAAAGCCATTATTGGCGAACAAATCGACGGTACTTGTATGACGACACAGTTCTCGCACATCATGTCAGGAGGCTATGCAGCAGGATATTACAGCTACAAGTGGGCTGAAGTGCTCGATGCCGACGCTTTCAGCTTGTTCAAAAAGAACGGAATATTCGACCAAACCACTGCTCAAAGTTTCCGTGACAATGTCCTTTCCAAGGGAAGTACCGAACACCCGATGGTGCTTTACAAGCGTTTCCGCGGACAAGAACCTACCATCGATGCGCTCTTGGAACGCAATGGCATAGCAAAAACAAACTAAAGAGAAAGCAATATATATCCGCAAAAAACTATATGAAGACCGAAAAGCAAACACTTCTCGACTATCGCTACCTACGTATGGCGCGTGTTTGGGCAGAAAACTCCTACTGCAAACGTCGCCAAGTGGGCGCATTGGTGGTAAAAGACAAGATGATTATCAGCGATGGATATAACGGAACGCCCAGCGGTTTCGAGAATATTTGCGAAGACGAAAACGGTATTACCAAACCATACGTATTGCACGCCGAAGCCAATGCCATAACCAAGTTGGCTCGAAGTGGCAACAACAGCGACGGTTCAACACTCTACGTAACGGCTTCGCCCTGCATTGAGTGCGCCAAACTCATCATTCAGTCGGGCATTAAACGCGTGGTATATGGAGAAAAATACAGACTTACCGAAGGCATCGACTTGCTTGAGCGTGCCAAAATAGAGGTTGAATATTTAAATCTTGAAGACAATGAGTCAGAACAAGAATAATCGTTTCATGCCCTTGTGGCTGGCACTGTGCGTTGTTATCGGCGTGCTTGTCGGAACATTCTACGCCAATCACTTCTCGGGAAACCGCCTGAACATCATCAATAGCGGTAGCAGCAGGTTGAGCAACTTGCTGCACATCATCGACGACCAGTATGTTGATTCTGTCAATATCGACGAGTTAGTGGAGAAGGCATTGCCTCAAATCCTTGCCGAACTCGACCCCCACTCCGTTTATATCAGTGCTAAAGATGTGCAAATGGCTACCGAAGACCTGAAAGGGTCGTTCTCTGGCGTTGGCATCGAGTTCACTATTCAACAAGACACCATACACGTTCAGAATGTCATAAAGAACGGACCAGCCGAAAAGGCAGGCATTCTTGCAGGCGATAAGATAGTAAACATCGACAACAAACCTTTTGTTGGCGACAGTGTTACCAACGAAGAGGCACAGCACAGACTAAAGGGACCAAAGGGTTCCAAGGTGAAAGTGGGCGTGAAACGCTTTGGCGAGAAAGACATAAAATACTTCGTACTTACCCGAAACGATATTGCCATGAAGAGCGTTACAGCAACTTATATGCTCAACGACTCTATCGGCTATATCCGCATAAAGAACTTCGGCGAGCGCACATACGCCGAAATGCTGACCTCGCTGCAACAGCTGAACCTACAAGGAGCCGACAAATTGGTTATCGACCTGCGCGATAACTCAGGCGGATACCTTGAAAGTGCAGTGCAAATGGCAGAAGAATTCTTGCGTAAGAACCAACTTATTGTCTACACACAAGGTCGCAAGAGCCCACGACGCGAATACCGCAGCCGTGGCAAAGGCAGTTATCAGAATATTCCTTTGGTAGTACTCATCAACGAAGGGTCGGCGTCGGCTTCCGAAATCTTTGCAGGTGCCATTCAAGATAACGACCGTGGCACCATCGTAGGTCGCCGTTCGTTTGGCAAAGGCTTGGTGCAACAGCAAATACAATTCCCCAATGGCAGTATGATTCGCTTAACCGTAGCACGCTACTACTCACCTTCAGGACGCTGCATACAGAAGCCTTTCAAGCCAGGAGGCATTGCTGCATACGAGCAGGATATGCTGACACGCTACCAGCACGGAGAGTTCTTCTCACAAGACAGCATAAAGCATACAGGCCCTGCCTACCATACCAACAACGGACGCCTTGTCTATGGTGGCGGCGGCATTACGCCCGACATCTTTGTGCCTGAAGATACGAGCGACGTAACGTCTTATTACAAAGAGGCAGCTATGTGCGGACTCATTCTGCAATATGCGTTCAAATACACCGACGAGAATCGTCAGACGCTGAAGAAATATACAGAAATGAAGCCGTTGTCAGAGTACTTGACAGGCAGAAACCTTGTAAACGACTTCGCAAACTATGCGGAAAAGAACGGATTGCGACGGAGAAACAACCTTATCAACAAGTCGCACGCATTGTTAGAGAACTACATTTACAGTCGCATTATCTACAATATACTCGACGAACAAGCGTGGAATCAGTATCTGAACCGTAACGACGATATGATAAAGGCGGCAGAGAAAGTGCTCAACAGTGGAGAGGCTTTCCCGAAAGCACCTGCCAAGAAGGGACATTCGACAAAGAAACAACAAAACAGAACTACATAAACAAAATGGGGTTTATCGAGTCTGACTGACTTGATAAACCCCATTTTTCGTTTCAAACTTTTCGTACTTAACCTTATTATGATGAACAAAACAGAACTCAGAAAAGAGATACGCAACCGTAAACGCCAATATACGCAAGAGCAGCTACAAGCACTTTCTGCGCCCATCATCGACCGTTTGCGCCACCACCCCAAACTCGTTGCAGCGAAAACAGTAATGCTCTACCATTCGTTGCCCGACGAAGTGTTCACCCATACCTTTGTAGACGAAATGGTGGAAGCAGGCAAAGACGTGCTGTTGCCAGTGGTTATCAGCGAAACGGAAATGGAAATACGACGCTACACAGGTGCCAAAGATATGGCTATGAGTTCGTTTCATATCTTAGAACCTATTGGCGAACTCTTTACCGACTACGACAGCATCGAGTTTATAGCCGTCCCTGGTATGAGTTTCGATGCCGACCGAAACCGTCTTGGTCGTGGAAAAGGCTATTACGACCGCTTCTTGAAACAGACTGGACAAGCTTACAAATTAGGCATTTGCTTCGATTTCCAAAAGCTCGATAGCATTCCTACCGACGAATACGACGAGAAAGTAGACGAGGTGCTTTAAGGATAAAGTAGACGGAATTTTACCTTTATTTTGTAAAGATAATTCCGTTGAAAAACGGTAATTGCGTTTTGGCATTGCGAAAGCGTAGGTTTTGCGATGCAAAAGAGCCGCTTTTACCGTGCAAAACCTACGCTTTTGGAATGCAAAACAATAGGTTTTGCAAAGCGTTGGTAATGAAACAGTTACACAATAGACACACTTGCGAAAAATGTTTACACATTTCTCACGTTCTTTGCACTTACAAAATAAGAAATATTGCTGTATTTTAAGTTTCAGTGCAGAGCCATTGTGGCAATTCTAAATTCTACAAATCGCCCTGTTTCAGTAGATGCGGACTTCTGAAATAACAAACGAACCAACGTGCTCGTTCAGTCGTTTTACCAATTGCGTGCGCATCATCGACAGGTCTTGACGCAAGGCTGGATTGCTTATTTTCACAAATAAGGTTTGGTTGCGAATGCTCTTTTCCTGCGTATATCGTGCCACCGTAGCACCTACAACCTCGTCCCAAGCAGCTAAAATACGCTTCTGAAGCAAAGGCGACTCGAGTCCACCATCGCGCAACGCCTTGCCAAGCACCTCCGATAAAGATTTTACCTTGCGTCTAAACATTAGCTGCACTCCTTTCCGTTACTTCGCCATTTTCAACCGAAAAAAGCTTGTAGTCAAAGCTATTGTTACCCAATATCTTGTCTAAATGGTCGCGGTTGGTGTCAGTAATGAATATCTGTCCGAAGCTATCGCCCGAAACCAACTTCACTATTTGCTCAACACGGTCGGCGTCTAACTTATCGAATATATCATCAAGCAACAGCAAGGGCGTCTTGTTGCCTGCTGCACGTTTCAGGAAATTGAACTGTGCGAGCTTCAACGCCAACACAAAGGTCTTGTTCTGTCCCTGACTTCCTTCACGCTTTATGGGAAAACCACCTAACGACATAACAAGGTCGTCCTTATGA
This window encodes:
- a CDS encoding S41 family peptidase, whose product is MSQNKNNRFMPLWLALCVVIGVLVGTFYANHFSGNRLNIINSGSSRLSNLLHIIDDQYVDSVNIDELVEKALPQILAELDPHSVYISAKDVQMATEDLKGSFSGVGIEFTIQQDTIHVQNVIKNGPAEKAGILAGDKIVNIDNKPFVGDSVTNEEAQHRLKGPKGSKVKVGVKRFGEKDIKYFVLTRNDIAMKSVTATYMLNDSIGYIRIKNFGERTYAEMLTSLQQLNLQGADKLVIDLRDNSGGYLESAVQMAEEFLRKNQLIVYTQGRKSPRREYRSRGKGSYQNIPLVVLINEGSASASEIFAGAIQDNDRGTIVGRRSFGKGLVQQQIQFPNGSMIRLTVARYYSPSGRCIQKPFKPGGIAAYEQDMLTRYQHGEFFSQDSIKHTGPAYHTNNGRLVYGGGGITPDIFVPEDTSDVTSYYKEAAMCGLILQYAFKYTDENRQTLKKYTEMKPLSEYLTGRNLVNDFANYAEKNGLRRRNNLINKSHALLENYIYSRIIYNILDEQAWNQYLNRNDDMIKAAEKVLNSGEAFPKAPAKKGHSTKKQQNRTT
- a CDS encoding DciA family protein, translating into MFRRKVKSLSEVLGKALRDGGLESPLLQKRILAAWDEVVGATVARYTQEKSIRNQTLFVKISNPALRQDLSMMRTQLVKRLNEHVGSFVISEVRIY
- a CDS encoding deoxycytidylate deaminase, whose product is MKTEKQTLLDYRYLRMARVWAENSYCKRRQVGALVVKDKMIISDGYNGTPSGFENICEDENGITKPYVLHAEANAITKLARSGNNSDGSTLYVTASPCIECAKLIIQSGIKRVVYGEKYRLTEGIDLLERAKIEVEYLNLEDNESEQE
- a CDS encoding 5-formyltetrahydrofolate cyclo-ligase — its product is MMNKTELRKEIRNRKRQYTQEQLQALSAPIIDRLRHHPKLVAAKTVMLYHSLPDEVFTHTFVDEMVEAGKDVLLPVVISETEMEIRRYTGAKDMAMSSFHILEPIGELFTDYDSIEFIAVPGMSFDADRNRLGRGKGYYDRFLKQTGQAYKLGICFDFQKLDSIPTDEYDEKVDEVL